A stretch of the Snodgrassella alvi genome encodes the following:
- the rnc gene encoding ribonuclease III translates to MKKNDVRHENALINVQKMLGYHFKRTDFLQQALTHRSYSALHNERFEFIGDSILNYSVAKMLFEAFPRLTEGELSRMRANLVNQDTLAQIAAELKIGDALLLGSGELKSGGFRRPSILADAMEALFAAVSFDADFNTAEAVVRRLYAERIRHINPQDSGKDAKTRLQEGLQARHMPLPKYRIVDQIGEGQDQQFVVQCDLGETGFQTEAAGHSRREAEQQTAQTALDWMEKHFPLAKTRKK, encoded by the coding sequence ATGAAAAAAAATGATGTACGCCATGAAAATGCTTTGATTAATGTACAAAAAATGCTTGGCTACCACTTCAAACGCACTGATTTTCTACAACAGGCATTGACGCATCGCAGTTACAGCGCGTTACACAATGAGCGGTTTGAGTTTATTGGCGACTCAATTTTAAATTATTCGGTAGCTAAAATGTTGTTTGAGGCCTTTCCACGCCTGACAGAAGGGGAGCTTTCCAGAATGCGTGCCAATCTGGTGAATCAGGATACTCTGGCTCAGATTGCGGCCGAATTGAAAATAGGCGATGCACTATTGCTGGGTAGCGGCGAACTGAAAAGCGGCGGATTTCGCCGGCCTTCAATATTGGCCGATGCCATGGAAGCCCTGTTTGCCGCGGTGAGTTTTGATGCAGATTTTAATACTGCTGAAGCCGTGGTAAGGCGTTTGTATGCGGAGCGAATCCGACATATTAATCCTCAAGATAGCGGCAAAGATGCTAAAACCCGCTTGCAGGAAGGTTTGCAGGCACGGCACATGCCCTTGCCAAAATACCGAATTGTAGACCAGATTGGGGAAGGACAGGATCAGCAATTTGTGGTGCAATGTGATCTGGGTGAAACCGGCTTCCAGACTGAAGCTGCAGGGCATAGCCGCCGTGAGGCAGAGCAGCAAACCGCACAAACAGCTTTGGATTGGATGGAAAAGCATTTTCCACTGGCCAAAACCAGAAAAAAATAA
- the lepB gene encoding signal peptidase I, producing MSKTMIIGAAVLLVLGILLFLKSTKKREENGEWSGSLQWGYLLMLVGAFGLLSVLMSFTAVLLLFVLFTGIAWFIHRRKRKNSAQPDDNHFTDYMSGFFPIILVVFILRTFVAEPFQIPSSSMRPSLIPGDFILVNKFAYGIRLPILNNVLIPVHKVERGDVMVFNYPRDTRVNYIKRVIGLPGDVITYKDRTLTINGKVVNDIDEQKIYSYQEQVPNLGKIMIQAQQQTEQLGNKGIEVLKMPQQPAVILEGVHSDFPNREMCSYYPDSSGFSCTVPTGQYFMMGDNRDNSEDSRYWGFVDDKLVVGKAFLIWLNLGDMKRIGTKIQ from the coding sequence ATGTCCAAGACAATGATTATCGGTGCTGCAGTATTGCTGGTACTGGGTATTTTGCTGTTTCTGAAAAGCACAAAAAAGCGTGAAGAAAACGGTGAATGGAGCGGTTCGCTGCAATGGGGCTACCTGCTGATGTTGGTAGGTGCGTTTGGTCTGTTATCAGTGCTGATGAGTTTTACTGCAGTACTACTGTTGTTTGTGCTGTTTACTGGCATAGCCTGGTTTATTCATCGCCGGAAAAGGAAAAATTCTGCTCAGCCCGATGATAATCACTTTACTGATTACATGAGCGGTTTTTTTCCCATCATTCTGGTGGTTTTCATTCTGCGTACTTTTGTCGCCGAACCTTTTCAGATTCCCTCCAGCTCAATGCGGCCGAGCCTGATTCCGGGTGATTTTATTTTAGTAAATAAATTCGCCTATGGTATTCGCTTGCCTATTCTAAACAATGTACTGATTCCGGTACACAAGGTAGAGCGGGGTGATGTAATGGTATTTAATTACCCTCGTGACACTCGAGTAAACTATATCAAACGTGTAATCGGCTTGCCGGGAGATGTGATTACTTATAAGGACAGAACACTGACCATCAATGGTAAGGTAGTTAATGATATTGATGAGCAGAAAATATATAGCTACCAAGAACAGGTACCTAATCTGGGCAAAATTATGATTCAGGCACAACAGCAAACTGAACAGCTAGGTAACAAAGGAATCGAAGTATTGAAAATGCCGCAGCAACCAGCAGTAATCTTAGAAGGTGTTCATTCTGACTTTCCGAATCGAGAAATGTGCTCATACTATCCTGACAGTAGTGGCTTTAGCTGTACCGTACCAACAGGCCAGTACTTTATGATGGGTGATAATCGTGACAACAGTGAAGACAGCCGTTACTGGGGTTTTGTAGATGATAAGCTGGTAGTGGGTAAAGCGTTTTTGATATGGCTGAATTTGGGTGATATGAAACGAATTGGCACTAAAATTCAGTAA
- a CDS encoding lysozyme inhibitor LprI family protein, whose protein sequence is MKKNVLVYSIISILSLAACSRDDSSEKLSCNTEQIRNQIQDTLHTGIDNNARQFAQTDRRQYVDADKVISAGGELNIALSEGKLDKDGNGNPVCSSELKVTVPTNIWQQIKTNAPLLFGKTDFIARLNKQLQGNEVVLHDNEFTKPIQYSPITINGNAASNAASATSAATNFDLAGIQTLGTVLGNALLPYGIKDIVVINGHTYKRADAIELINNPNAKVTPVDQQSQSAQMASAILNGHAAAVINDNQANDNAMSRNSENAARQGEINASQLQLARDNNRNANNVINTLWRNLDDTVRKTLQHEEQKWIANKTSQCQARGAKASSATYAEFLRLECDTQLTNERIKYLNGYTLR, encoded by the coding sequence ATGAAAAAAAACGTACTCGTATATAGCATTATCAGCATTCTTTCACTGGCTGCCTGTTCGCGCGATGATTCATCAGAAAAACTAAGCTGTAACACCGAACAAATCCGCAACCAGATCCAAGATACTCTGCACACTGGTATTGATAACAATGCCCGTCAATTTGCTCAGACTGATAGGCGTCAGTATGTTGATGCCGATAAAGTAATCAGTGCCGGCGGCGAATTAAATATTGCTTTGTCTGAAGGTAAATTAGATAAAGATGGAAATGGTAATCCGGTTTGCAGCAGTGAACTTAAAGTAACTGTCCCTACCAATATCTGGCAGCAGATTAAAACCAATGCTCCACTGCTTTTTGGTAAAACAGATTTTATTGCTCGCCTGAATAAGCAATTGCAAGGCAATGAAGTGGTTTTGCATGACAATGAGTTTACTAAACCCATTCAATATTCACCTATAACCATTAATGGCAATGCTGCATCTAATGCAGCGTCTGCGACCAGTGCGGCTACTAACTTCGATCTGGCTGGCATACAGACTTTAGGTACTGTGTTGGGCAACGCGTTATTGCCTTACGGTATCAAGGATATAGTAGTGATTAATGGCCATACCTATAAACGAGCTGACGCCATTGAGTTAATTAATAATCCTAATGCCAAAGTTACACCGGTTGACCAACAAAGCCAGTCTGCACAGATGGCCAGTGCCATTCTGAACGGCCACGCAGCAGCAGTAATTAACGACAATCAGGCTAACGATAATGCAATGAGTCGGAATTCTGAAAATGCTGCCAGACAGGGCGAGATAAATGCTAGTCAGCTACAGCTGGCACGTGACAACAACCGTAACGCTAACAATGTAATCAACACATTATGGCGTAATCTGGACGACACCGTGCGCAAAACCTTACAGCACGAAGAACAAAAATGGATAGCTAATAAAACCAGTCAGTGTCAGGCACGTGGAGCTAAAGCAAGCTCAGCAACTTATGCAGAATTTCTGCGGCTGGAGTGCGATACTCAATTGACTAATGAACGCATCAAATACCTCAACGGCTACACTTTGCGCTAA
- the dinB gene encoding DNA polymerase IV, translated as MTERKIIHIDMDAFYASVELRDRPELKDQPVVVAWDGPRSVICAASYPARQYGLHSAMSVTTAKRLCPQAIYIPPDFNKYRAVSSQIHNIFRRYTDQIEPLSLDEAYLDVTDYKGRLPYARDIAREIRASILKETGLTASAGIAPNKFLAKIASDWRKPNGQFVIAPVQVLDFLHNLPLGKIPGVGKVTEQKMNALGWKTVGDLSKVSMSVLVHHFGRWGYRLFDLAQGRDDRVVTPERNRQQISTEITLDNNESLQEIARHLPDLAEVLVQNMQRKGLQGNCITLKLKNTQFQIYTRSQTYSSPLPDAAALVAAGKDLMQRMPDDEALFRLIGLGISDFYQHEYQADLWSPEHSC; from the coding sequence ATGACGGAACGAAAAATAATCCATATAGATATGGATGCTTTCTATGCTTCAGTTGAATTACGCGACCGTCCTGAACTAAAAGACCAACCTGTTGTGGTGGCCTGGGATGGCCCCAGATCGGTTATCTGTGCTGCGTCCTATCCGGCACGTCAATACGGTTTACATTCAGCCATGTCGGTAACAACTGCCAAAAGATTGTGCCCGCAGGCAATTTATATCCCACCAGATTTTAATAAATATCGGGCTGTATCCAGTCAGATTCACAATATATTTAGGCGTTATACTGACCAAATCGAACCCTTATCTTTAGACGAAGCCTATCTGGATGTTACCGATTACAAAGGTCGTTTGCCTTATGCTCGCGATATTGCACGGGAAATCCGTGCGTCTATACTGAAAGAAACGGGTCTCACAGCTTCTGCCGGTATCGCCCCTAATAAATTTCTTGCCAAAATTGCTTCCGACTGGCGTAAACCCAATGGCCAGTTTGTAATTGCACCAGTACAAGTATTAGACTTTCTACACAATCTACCTTTAGGTAAGATTCCCGGTGTCGGCAAAGTAACTGAGCAGAAAATGAATGCTTTAGGCTGGAAGACTGTTGGAGATTTAAGCAAAGTAAGCATGTCGGTTCTGGTACACCATTTTGGCCGCTGGGGTTATCGCCTCTTTGATTTGGCACAAGGCCGTGACGACCGTGTAGTTACACCAGAACGCAACCGACAACAGATTTCTACTGAAATTACGCTAGATAATAATGAAAGCCTGCAAGAAATTGCTCGCCATCTGCCCGATCTGGCTGAGGTTTTAGTACAAAATATGCAGCGAAAGGGTCTTCAGGGTAATTGCATTACTTTGAAATTAAAAAATACTCAGTTTCAGATTTATACCCGTTCTCAAACCTATTCATCACCATTGCCGGATGCAGCTGCCTTGGTAGCAGCTGGGAAGGATCTGATGCAACGGATGCCTGATGATGAGGCATTGTTTCGTTTGATTGGTCTTGGGATCAGCGATTTTTATCAGCATGAGTATCAGGCTGATTTATGGAGTCCAGAACACAGCTGCTAA
- the lepA gene encoding translation elongation factor 4, with product MNNIRNFSIIAHIDHGKSTLADRFIQYCGGLENREMSAQVLDSMDIEKERGITIKAQTAALQYKAQDGQVYQLNLIDTPGHVDFSYEVSRSLSACEGALLVVDASQGVEAQTVANCYTAIDLGVEVLPVLNKIDLPAAEPERVIEEIEDIIGIEAMDAVRCSAKSGVGIEDVLEEIVKKVPAPSGKADAPLKALIIDSWFDNYVGVVMLIRMVDGCVRLKDKVRFMATGAETQVEQLGIFTPKSVQKQQLNAGDVGFLITGVKELGSAKVGDTITLAREPASEPLPGFKEVQPQVFAGLYPVESHDYDALREALEKLQLNDAALKFEPEVSQALGFGFRCGFLGLLHLEIVQERLEREFDMDLITTAPTVVYEVLLKSGERIEIENPSKLPDIGTLEAIYEPIITATILLPQEYVGAVMTLCNQKRGVQKNMQYMGRQVMLTYEMPMNEVVMDFFDKLKSTSRGYASLDYEFLEFRAADLVKLDILVNSEKVDALSLIVHRSNSVHRGRELVAKMRELIPRQMFDIAVQAAIGGKIIARENVKALRKNVLAKCYGGDITRKKKLLEKQKAGKKRMKQVGNVEIPQTAFLAILQVGD from the coding sequence ATGAACAATATACGCAATTTTTCTATCATCGCCCATATTGACCATGGGAAGTCGACCTTGGCGGATCGCTTTATTCAATATTGTGGCGGTCTGGAAAACCGAGAAATGAGTGCTCAGGTGCTCGATTCGATGGACATTGAAAAAGAACGCGGCATCACTATCAAGGCGCAGACAGCAGCTTTGCAATACAAAGCGCAAGACGGGCAAGTGTATCAGCTGAATCTGATTGATACTCCAGGACATGTGGATTTTTCCTATGAAGTATCCCGCTCGCTGTCTGCCTGTGAGGGAGCTTTGCTGGTAGTAGACGCCTCGCAGGGGGTGGAAGCGCAGACAGTAGCCAATTGCTATACCGCAATTGATTTGGGCGTAGAAGTCCTGCCGGTGCTGAATAAAATTGATTTACCGGCAGCTGAGCCTGAGCGAGTGATTGAAGAAATAGAAGATATTATCGGTATCGAAGCCATGGATGCAGTGCGCTGTTCAGCTAAAAGTGGTGTCGGTATTGAGGATGTACTCGAAGAAATTGTCAAGAAGGTACCTGCACCTTCAGGTAAAGCAGATGCTCCATTGAAAGCCCTAATTATTGACTCATGGTTTGATAATTATGTAGGTGTGGTAATGCTGATTCGCATGGTGGACGGCTGTGTCCGTTTGAAAGATAAAGTGCGTTTCATGGCTACTGGTGCGGAAACACAGGTAGAACAACTTGGTATATTTACGCCCAAATCGGTGCAGAAACAACAATTAAATGCTGGTGATGTGGGTTTTCTGATTACGGGAGTGAAAGAACTCGGCTCGGCCAAGGTAGGCGATACCATTACACTGGCTCGAGAACCAGCCAGTGAGCCTTTACCCGGATTTAAAGAAGTACAGCCACAGGTATTTGCTGGGCTATATCCGGTAGAAAGCCACGATTATGATGCTTTGCGTGAAGCGCTGGAAAAATTGCAACTGAATGATGCGGCGCTTAAATTTGAGCCAGAAGTGTCTCAAGCACTGGGCTTCGGATTCCGTTGTGGCTTTCTGGGTCTCCTGCATCTGGAAATTGTACAAGAGCGACTGGAACGCGAATTTGACATGGATTTGATTACCACTGCGCCAACAGTGGTTTATGAAGTGTTGCTAAAAAGTGGCGAGCGCATTGAAATTGAAAATCCATCTAAATTACCAGATATCGGCACACTCGAAGCCATTTATGAGCCAATCATTACCGCAACCATTTTATTGCCACAAGAATATGTTGGTGCTGTGATGACATTGTGCAACCAGAAACGCGGTGTACAGAAAAACATGCAGTACATGGGACGGCAGGTGATGCTGACTTATGAAATGCCAATGAATGAAGTGGTAATGGATTTCTTTGACAAACTCAAATCAACATCGCGTGGTTATGCTTCACTGGATTATGAATTTTTGGAATTCAGAGCAGCCGATTTGGTGAAATTGGATATTCTGGTCAACAGTGAAAAGGTCGATGCACTGAGCCTGATTGTACACCGTAGCAATTCAGTTCATCGTGGACGTGAGCTAGTTGCCAAGATGCGCGAACTGATTCCACGGCAGATGTTTGATATTGCGGTACAAGCTGCCATCGGCGGTAAGATTATCGCGCGTGAAAATGTTAAGGCATTGCGTAAAAATGTGCTGGCCAAATGCTATGGCGGTGATATTACGCGTAAGAAAAAACTACTGGAAAAACAGAAAGCCGGTAAAAAACGCATGAAGCAGGTAGGCAATGTAGAAATTCCGCAGACAGCCTTTCTGGCGATTTTACAGGTGGGAGATTAA
- a CDS encoding CHY zinc finger protein codes for MILGIDTDSCGRCTHYHTEFDIAALQCAECRLYYACFKCHDQLCNHKFVAMPVQNSKPVMCGKCRHLLTYAQYQQHRCPFCQSAFNPRCGLHKDIYFK; via the coding sequence ATGATTCTTGGAATTGATACCGATTCATGTGGTCGCTGCACTCATTATCATACAGAGTTTGACATTGCCGCGCTGCAATGTGCAGAATGCAGACTGTATTATGCCTGCTTCAAATGTCACGACCAGTTGTGCAATCATAAGTTCGTTGCCATGCCGGTGCAAAACAGCAAACCCGTGATGTGTGGTAAATGTAGACATCTTCTGACCTATGCGCAATATCAGCAACACCGTTGCCCATTTTGTCAGTCAGCATTCAATCCGCGCTGTGGACTTCATAAAGATATTTATTTTAAATAA
- a CDS encoding M14-type cytosolic carboxypeptidase — MLKISTQFDGGKVEIVEANDPSNILLKLPKDNAAEFRQWFYFRVQGVAYQNLRLNFINTAESAYPAGWEDYQAMCSYDRINWFRVPTALENGILTICHTPLSNSVYYAYFEPYTYEQHLNLLGDSQSSGLCQIEDLGSTIQGRDINLLTIGNQVASDLKIWIIARQHPGETMAEWFIEGVLGRLLDHQDPTARALLDRATFYIVPNMNPDGSVLGNLRTNAAGANLNREWLHPSMHNSPEVYLVRERMHETGVDLFLDIHGDESIPYVFLSGNEGIPSFDERLHQLQEQFKQAFLVASPDFQDKYGYEKDAAGQANLNIATSYIGETFKCLAYTLEMPFKDNNQWPDDDFGWNGQRSLRLGEAILSPIYSILDSLR; from the coding sequence ATGCTTAAAATCAGCACACAGTTTGATGGTGGTAAGGTTGAAATTGTTGAAGCCAATGATCCATCTAATATCCTGCTCAAACTTCCCAAAGACAATGCTGCCGAATTTCGTCAGTGGTTTTATTTTCGCGTGCAGGGCGTAGCCTACCAAAATCTTCGTCTGAATTTTATCAACACAGCCGAATCAGCTTATCCAGCCGGCTGGGAAGATTATCAGGCCATGTGCTCTTATGACAGAATAAACTGGTTTCGTGTCCCTACAGCTTTAGAAAATGGCATCTTAACCATTTGCCATACGCCATTGTCCAACAGTGTGTACTACGCCTATTTCGAACCATATACCTATGAACAGCATCTGAATTTACTGGGTGACAGTCAAAGTAGTGGATTGTGTCAGATAGAAGATTTAGGCAGCACTATCCAAGGACGTGATATCAATTTACTCACTATCGGCAATCAAGTTGCCAGTGATTTAAAAATTTGGATTATTGCGCGCCAGCATCCGGGTGAAACCATGGCTGAATGGTTTATTGAAGGCGTGCTTGGACGCTTACTGGACCATCAAGACCCGACAGCAAGAGCCTTGCTGGATCGAGCTACTTTTTATATTGTTCCCAACATGAATCCTGATGGTTCGGTACTGGGAAACTTGCGCACCAATGCCGCCGGAGCCAATTTGAATCGTGAGTGGCTGCATCCGAGTATGCATAACAGCCCCGAGGTGTATCTGGTACGCGAAAGAATGCATGAGACCGGCGTGGATTTGTTTTTGGATATACACGGTGACGAATCTATTCCTTACGTATTCCTTTCTGGTAATGAAGGTATTCCTTCTTTTGATGAGCGTTTGCATCAATTACAGGAGCAGTTCAAACAGGCTTTTTTGGTGGCCAGTCCCGATTTTCAAGATAAATATGGCTATGAAAAAGATGCAGCTGGTCAGGCCAATCTGAATATTGCTACTTCCTATATCGGTGAAACATTTAAATGTCTGGCATACACCTTGGAAATGCCATTTAAAGATAATAATCAGTGGCCAGATGATGATTTCGGATGGAATGGTCAGCGCTCTCTGCGTCTTGGGGAAGCAATTCTAAGCCCAATTTATTCTATTCTTGATAGTTTGCGTTAA
- a CDS encoding toxin-antitoxin system YwqK family antitoxin, which produces MYVARRIYWYVLAVILILIVLVWLIFSHTHKTVYFDANGQIVNKQSEAQYVRQFHDDGKKIEVQDFYYPDKSKYSDSYALPIDKLQQFIPAMKEGKLQLWYPDGQKKIQGNYKNGKPVGQWHTWYPNGQMAIEMSWQKGQPSGRTMSWYENGQKRGELNFINGKAEGRWQRWYPNGQLKQDMYVHHGIVQTMTTWDDKGHLLADVAIHENKVSGVVLSWYDSGAKKSESVFEKNELMRKTEWDEDGLVVDLNDN; this is translated from the coding sequence ATGTATGTAGCCAGACGTATTTACTGGTACGTACTCGCCGTAATACTCATTCTGATTGTGTTAGTGTGGCTGATATTTTCTCACACTCACAAAACTGTGTATTTTGATGCAAATGGTCAGATTGTAAACAAACAATCCGAAGCTCAATATGTACGTCAGTTTCATGATGATGGTAAAAAAATCGAAGTTCAGGATTTTTACTATCCAGACAAGAGCAAATATAGTGACAGCTATGCTTTACCGATAGATAAGCTGCAACAATTTATACCCGCAATGAAAGAGGGTAAATTGCAACTCTGGTATCCGGACGGCCAAAAAAAAATTCAAGGTAATTACAAAAACGGTAAACCTGTTGGACAATGGCATACCTGGTATCCAAACGGCCAGATGGCGATTGAAATGAGCTGGCAGAAAGGGCAGCCTAGTGGCCGTACTATGAGCTGGTATGAAAACGGACAAAAGCGTGGCGAGCTGAATTTTATTAATGGTAAAGCTGAAGGGCGCTGGCAGCGCTGGTATCCGAACGGTCAGTTGAAACAGGATATGTATGTGCATCATGGTATCGTACAAACCATGACAACATGGGATGATAAAGGTCATTTGCTAGCCGATGTTGCCATCCACGAAAATAAAGTCAGTGGTGTGGTTTTGAGCTGGTATGACTCAGGGGCTAAAAAAAGCGAATCGGTTTTTGAGAAAAACGAACTAATGCGTAAAACCGAGTGGGATGAGGATGGTTTGGTTGTTGACCTGAATGACAACTAA
- a CDS encoding aldehyde dehydrogenase family protein, translated as MYNSYHAVSGELLFSHTCLTKTEFDVQSQQLSQRQYDFASKNVQTRTQYLLSFASQLEEARDELAYQICIEVGRCLRECEAEITKSIALIRYYAHLAPELLAHKTIATQASLSQVRFEPLGTVLAVMPWNYPVWQILRFAIPALCAGNACMVKPAPSVGKISQMLFELVGEDLPFQLVWVEEEDIEYAISQTQALAFTGSTHTGRHLAALAGKHLRKCVMELGGSNAFIVLNDADIEQAAAEACYSRFRDAGQSCNAAKRIIVHADIAEEFIAAFKRHCQKLQMGAPWLSATTLAPLHRQDLRDSVHAQVMDALAHGAECLLGGEIPENLQGWFYPATILDKVNRHCRVYNEEVFGPVALILRAEDSEHAIMLANDNPFGLGASIYSNDTNHAWQYAERLNAGSVFINRHTSSDLRLPFGGVKDSGFGRELSEFGIYEFVNVKSYWQK; from the coding sequence TTGTATAACAGTTATCATGCTGTATCGGGTGAACTCCTATTTAGCCATACATGTCTGACAAAAACTGAATTTGATGTGCAAAGTCAGCAGCTCAGCCAGCGTCAATATGATTTTGCCAGTAAAAATGTTCAAACTCGTACACAGTATTTACTGAGCTTTGCATCCCAGCTTGAAGAGGCGCGAGACGAGCTGGCCTATCAGATTTGTATAGAGGTAGGGCGGTGTCTGCGTGAGTGTGAAGCTGAAATCACAAAATCGATAGCCCTTATCCGATACTACGCTCATCTGGCTCCAGAGCTGTTGGCGCATAAAACAATTGCTACACAGGCGAGTTTGAGTCAGGTACGCTTTGAACCGTTGGGTACGGTACTGGCAGTGATGCCCTGGAATTATCCAGTATGGCAAATTTTACGCTTTGCTATACCAGCCTTATGTGCTGGCAATGCTTGCATGGTTAAGCCCGCACCTTCTGTTGGCAAAATCAGCCAGATGCTGTTTGAATTGGTGGGTGAGGATTTACCTTTCCAACTAGTCTGGGTGGAGGAGGAAGATATTGAATATGCCATATCTCAGACACAGGCGCTGGCTTTCACAGGTTCTACCCATACTGGTCGGCATCTGGCGGCACTAGCAGGAAAACATCTGCGTAAATGTGTTATGGAGCTCGGTGGTAGTAATGCATTTATCGTGTTAAATGACGCAGATATTGAGCAGGCAGCTGCTGAAGCATGCTATTCACGCTTTCGGGACGCTGGCCAATCATGTAATGCAGCCAAACGCATTATTGTTCATGCTGATATAGCTGAAGAATTTATCGCAGCTTTTAAACGCCATTGTCAGAAATTACAGATGGGGGCTCCATGGTTGTCTGCAACCACACTTGCTCCTTTACATCGACAGGATTTGCGCGACAGTGTACACGCACAAGTGATGGATGCACTGGCACATGGCGCAGAATGTTTGCTGGGAGGAGAAATACCAGAAAATCTGCAGGGCTGGTTTTATCCCGCTACGATTTTAGATAAAGTTAATCGGCACTGCCGTGTATATAATGAGGAAGTATTTGGACCTGTAGCGCTCATTCTGAGAGCTGAAGACAGCGAACATGCCATAATGCTGGCCAACGATAATCCTTTCGGGCTTGGAGCCAGCATCTACAGCAATGATACAAATCATGCATGGCAGTATGCTGAACGCCTCAACGCTGGCAGTGTTTTTATTAACCGTCATACCAGCAGCGATCTGCGTTTGCCTTTCGGTGGCGTTAAAGACTCTGGTTTCGGACGTGAGTTGTCGGAATTTGGTATATATGAATTTGTCAATGTTAAAAGCTATTGGCAAAAATAG
- the icd gene encoding NADP-dependent isocitrate dehydrogenase, with the protein MSHIKVPTEGHKIVSGQPIPNDPIIPFIEGDGIGVDITPVMKDVIDAAVAKAYNGSRKIVWMEVYAGEKATKVYGENTWLPDETLEAIKEYKVAIKGPMTTPVGGGIRSLNVAIRQQLDLYQCVRPVQYFTGVPSPLKDPSKVNMVIFRENTEDIYAGIEWMAETADAKKIINFLQDEMGVTKIRFPQTSSIGIKPVSKEGSQRLTRAAIRYAIDNDRDSVTFVHKGNIMKFTEGGFRDWSYEVAKNEFGATLIGEGPWCEFKNPKTGKNIVIKDCIADAFLQQILLRPAEYDVIATLNLNGDYISDALAAQVGGIGIAPGANISDEYAVFEATHGTAPKYAGQDKVNPGSIILSAEMMLRHLGWKEAAELVNASIEKAIADKIVTYDFARMMEGAKEVSCSAFGKALIERM; encoded by the coding sequence ATGAGTCACATTAAAGTGCCTACTGAAGGCCACAAAATCGTTTCCGGCCAACCCATTCCGAATGATCCAATTATTCCGTTTATTGAAGGGGACGGCATTGGTGTTGACATTACGCCGGTAATGAAAGACGTGATTGATGCAGCAGTAGCCAAAGCCTATAACGGCTCAAGAAAAATTGTGTGGATGGAAGTTTACGCAGGAGAAAAAGCCACGAAAGTGTATGGTGAAAATACTTGGCTGCCTGATGAAACATTAGAAGCGATTAAAGAATATAAAGTAGCCATCAAAGGGCCGATGACTACACCCGTGGGAGGTGGTATCCGCTCACTGAATGTAGCCATCCGTCAGCAGCTTGATTTATATCAATGTGTCCGTCCAGTGCAGTATTTCACCGGTGTGCCCTCACCTTTGAAAGACCCGAGCAAGGTAAACATGGTTATTTTCCGCGAAAATACTGAAGATATCTACGCAGGGATTGAGTGGATGGCTGAAACAGCTGATGCCAAAAAAATTATCAATTTCCTGCAAGATGAAATGGGCGTAACCAAAATCCGTTTCCCGCAAACCTCCAGCATCGGTATCAAACCTGTATCTAAAGAAGGTTCTCAGCGTTTAACCCGTGCGGCCATTCGCTATGCTATTGATAACGACCGCGACAGCGTTACCTTTGTTCATAAAGGTAATATCATGAAATTTACCGAAGGCGGTTTCCGAGACTGGTCTTATGAAGTAGCAAAAAATGAATTTGGCGCTACATTGATTGGTGAAGGACCCTGGTGCGAATTTAAAAATCCGAAAACTGGTAAAAATATTGTAATTAAAGATTGTATTGCGGATGCTTTCCTCCAGCAGATTCTACTACGTCCGGCAGAGTATGATGTCATCGCGACACTGAATCTCAATGGCGATTACATTTCCGATGCGCTGGCTGCACAGGTAGGGGGTATCGGTATTGCCCCAGGTGCCAATATTTCTGATGAATATGCCGTATTCGAAGCTACCCATGGTACTGCACCTAAATATGCTGGTCAGGATAAAGTTAACCCCGGATCTATTATTCTTTCTGCTGAAATGATGTTGCGTCATCTGGGCTGGAAAGAGGCTGCTGAATTGGTTAATGCCTCAATCGAAAAAGCCATTGCTGATAAAATTGTTACCTACGATTTTGCTCGTATGATGGAAGGCGCTAAAGAAGTTTCCTGCTCTGCTTTTGGTAAAGCCTTGATTGAGCGCATGTAA